DNA from Pelotomaculum isophthalicicum JI:
AAACACTCAAATCCCAATGAAGATTCAAAAAGAAATCCCGCATCACTATCAAAGTGGTACGGGATTACTATTTGAGTTACAATTTTGGGGCATCGTGGGGTCAAAGCTCCACTTGTTTTTTTAGCTTATTCTGTGTTACGCTTCCACGCTTCTGCCTGTTGAAACACTTTTCCCGGAAGATAAACCTTCTTGCTCATGATCTTCTTTAACCAAAATCGGGAAGTTTTCTACCACAAACAAGTAGGCTAAAGCTAAAGCGCTCCACATGCCTAAAGTAATCAGCCATTCCCAGATGCTGGGGAAGTAATGGCCGCCCGCGCTTTGAGCCATCCCTGTAAAGACCACGTTCATGCGGTTGAACACAACACCTACAACTACTAAAACTGATGCGGTGAAAACACCCCATTGCGTGTTGCGGATAGCGGGTATCGCGTACATAAAGATGGGAACCAGAACAAATACAATCATTTCCACTAAAAACATGTTGCTTTCGAAAGATCCGTTAAAAGCCATGGAATATACGCCGCGGTAGTTTAAGTCAATCATTTTAACAATAAAGTAGACAATCAACATACACATGGTAACTTTAGTGAGGCTTGAAAATACCTCCGTTTCCGGTTTTCTGTTATAGGCTCTTGCCGCCAGCGTTCCTTCTATAGTCACCATCGCCGGTCCCAGGAAGAAGGCAGACCAGACAAAGAAGAACGGTATAATCATAGACCACCATAACGGATTAAGCCGGTCTACTGTTACAATATAAAGCGAACCCAGTGACGACTGGTGCAAAGTGGGTAATACAATACCCAGGATTGTTAAAGGAACCATGGCCTTGCTTAAAATGTTCTTCAAAGGGCCGATTTTTACTCTTTCAAAGAATATATCCCCAAACTCTAATACTTGCACTGTGGTGTAAAGCGAAATGCACCAAAACACTTCAAACAGCACCGAGTGGAAACCCCAGTAAAAGAAGGGACGCCAGCAGTTTGTCCATCTCCCGATATCCATCAATAGACTCACCAAGGCAATTACATAACCAATCAACGAGGTTAACAGCGCGGCGCGGGCAATTGGCAGATACTTTTCTTTGTGCAATACGTGAACAATTAATGCCGTGCTGAAGCCGCCGCCCGCCAGGGCGATACCGCACAGCAGGTCAAATCCGATCCACAGACCCCAAGGCCATTCGTCACTTAAGTTGGTTACCGCGCCTAGCCCGAATACTAAACGTGCCAGGGCTACTACAATCGCAATACCGACTAAACCAATCAATAAATACCTGAATGGAGTAAGCTTAAAACTCCAGCTCTTTTGCATTTTAATATCACCTCCATTTAAAAAGATTTACTCATCTTTTTTTTCTTCAATAGTATTGACTGCTTCATACATATCCTCATGATGATGCACTTCGTCGCGTCTCTTTGTATAGAAATTCAAAGCCGTCAGGATGGCGCCCCAACCGACAAAGATATATGGCGTCCATTTAAGCACATTCCAGGTATAAGATGGAATAGACTTCTCGGAGACAGGTTTTCCGTATGCCGTGGTTTTTAAGCCGATTTCATCAAAAGGCACATCAGAAATATAAAGCCAGGATGTTCCGCCATACTCTTTTTCACCGTATACCCGTTTGATATAGTTGGGATTACTGTTAATTCTCTGCCATGCCTCTTTAAGCAACTCTTCTCTTTCACCATATTTCAAGGTGCCAGTCGGGCAAGCGGTCACGCAGGCAGGTTTTAATCCTTCCTCTTTCATGCGGTCATAACAAAACCGGCACTTTTGCACATAAGGAAGAGATTTATCCCATTGAAAAGAAGGTACTCCAAACGGGCAGGCAACCATACAGTAACGGCAACCTACACAATAATCCTGATTTAATTCGGTTGGCTTATAGATTACCGCGCCTTCTTTGGTTTTGACGAATGAGTGGGTGAAGCACGCCGACTCACACGCGGGTTCATCACAGTGCATGCATTGTCTTTTTACAAAACGCCATTTAACTTGATCGCCCTGTTCGATTAAATGGTAGTTCACTACAGTCCAGTTGTATGCGTCCGTTTTGCCAGGGGCGTCCCAGTTATTCGTAAATTCGGTTTTAGTGGCCGGTAAGTCGTTCCACGTTTTGCAGGCAACCATACAACTCCGGCAACCGATGCATCTGGAAACGTCCACCAATACACCCTTTGACATCCTCACACCTCCAGTTTCTACTAAGAATTAAGGCTTAGTGTATTTGTATTATTAAACAGCGCTCTTTGTTATATTGCAGAGAAAAGCTTTATACTCTGGAATCATTGTGTTGGCGTCACCGACACAGGGGGTTAAATCGTTCGCCGTGCTGCCGGGAGCTAGTCCTTGATAACCCCAGTGCCATGGCAACCCAATAACTTCCACTTCTTTACCGTTAACTTTCAGCGGTTTTAGAATAGGCATAACATTTACCTTGCACTTGATTTCACCGCGGGCCGTACTGACCGATACTATATCACCGGGTTTAACCCCTATCTTGCTTGCCAGATTCTTTGAAACTGTGGCAAACATTTCCGGCATCAGCTCGGCAAGCATCGGGCAGTTCCTGGTTACCGCACCGCTCTGATAATGTTCGACCATACGGTGGGTAGTGCCTATATACGGGAATTCCTGGCTGGCAGTTTGCGCCAGCTTGGAAAAGTCTCCTTTATACCTTGTGGCGACCGGGTTGTTTTGTTGCTTACTCATAATATTTGTTACCGGACTTTCTACCGGTTCATAGTGTTCAGGCATAGGCCCGTCCTTCATGCCGGTAGGAGCGAACAACCGCCCCGATCCCTCAGTGTTCATGATAAAGGAGTTGACCGCCGATTTATCGGGTGGTATAACAGCACCCGTAGCGGCGTCCTTTATGCCGAAATCAGGCACGTCGTTATTGACCCAGCTGGCGCCGTCCCAGGACACCAGCATTCTTTTCGGATCCCAGGGCTTTCCTGCCGGGTCGGCTGAACAGCGGTTGTACACAATACGACGGTTAACCGGCCAGGCAAAAGACCATTTGGAGAATAGGCCGAGACCGGTTTTATCTTCCCGGCTGCGTCTTTGACAGGCAGGTACTTTCAACACCGGGTCAACATACATGTAGCCTGTGAAGACCCAGACACCGCAGGCTGTTGAACCGTCATCCTTAAGGTTGGCGAAAGAATCAAGGACGTTGCCGTTTGCCACAACATAACCGTTCATTTCTTTCGCTATCTTCATAATATCCGGTTCGTCATGTCCATGCATATCGTAGTCCCAGACCATGTTTGTGATGGGGTCGGGGAACTTGCCGCCGGACTGGTATTCTTTATAAACAGCGCTTCTGATAGCATTCGCTATCCATAGGTCGCTCTTAGCTTGTCCGGGCGGTTCCACAGCTTTCCATCGCCATTGGATCCAGCGCGAACTGTTGGCCACCGTTCCTTCTTTTTCGTAAGAAAAAGCTGTTGGCAGCAGAAATACTTCTGTATTGATATCGGCGGGGTTTGCGCCGGGACGCTTCCAGAAGGAGGCCGTTTCAGTTTCAAATAAGTCGACAGCAACCATCCAGTCCAGTTTTTCCATAGCCTTGCGGGATGCTGAAGCCAGTGGCCCGCCAACTGCCGGGTTTTGTCCCCAGGCAAAGAACCCTTTGATTTTCCCTTCCGACATTGCCTGGAAAATAGCCATGTGCGAGTGGTCTTTTCCGGTATGCTTGGGCAGGTAATCGTAGCAGAAATCATTTTCTTTAGTGGCCTTATCCCCGTACCATGCCTTTAACATGCTGATAAAGAATTTCGGCCTGTTGGTCCAGAAACTTGTTTTGGGTGTTTCCTTTTCCAGGTAATCTTTAAGAGTCGGGTGAGTTGTCGCGCTAGCAGCGTTTAGATAACCGGGATAGTTACCGTAGAGCATGCCCATGTCGGTAGATCCCTGAACATTTGATTCGCCCCGCTGCGCGTTGACTCCGCCGCCGGCGATGCCGATGTTGCCCAGCAACAGTTGTAGCATGGCGGTTGCCCGCACATTTTGTCCGCCGTAAGTATGTTGGGTTATGCCCATGGCGTAAATTAAATTGCCGGCTTTGTCAGGTTTACCTGTTGAACAGTAAAGCTCACAAACCTGTTTGTAAGTATCTTCGGGAGTACCGGTAATATTGCAAACTGTTTTTATGTCATAGCGAGAAACATGTTTTTTGAGGATTTGGAAGACGCAGTTCGGATCCTGTAAAGTGGGATCTTTCCTGATGTTATCCCCGTCCATTTGATATTGCCATTTGCTTGTATCGTAGCTGAATTTCCCGTCTTTTTCCGTTAAGCCGGAAAAAACTCCATCGGCAAAACTATACTCGGGGTTAACTAAAAATGAGGCGTTAGTGTAGTTCACTACATAATCTTGGAAGTAAAGGTTGTTTTCAATAGCATAGTTCATCATGCCGTAAAGAAAAGCTATATCAGTCCCAGGCCGTATTGGGGCGTGAATGTTTGCCTTGGTTGCTGTTTTCGTGAACCTGGGGTCAACAACAATGACTTTGGCGCCTCTTTTTTCCACAGCCATACCCATAAAGCGCATGACCTGTGGGTGGTTTTCAGCGGGGTTGGCCCCGATGATTAAAAACACATCTGTGTTTCTGTAGTCAGTGAAACTGTTGGTCATTACTCCCCTGCCGAACGTATTGGCCAGACCGGCCACGGTGGAGGAGTGTCAGAGACGGGCATGGTGGTCTAGGTTGACGACCCCCAGCGAGCGCAAGAACTTATGCATGATGTAGTTTTCTTCATTGTCACAAGACGCGCTGCCCAGGTGGGCAATTGCCTGGGTACGGTTTACCGTGACCCCGTTTTCGTCTTTGACTTCAAAGCTTTCATCACGGGTTTTCTTGACCCTCTTGGCTATTTCCGTGAGAGCCCAATCCCAGTCTTTCTTTACCCATTCCTTACTTCCCGGAGCGCGGTAAAGCACATCCGTGATCCGCCGGTCATTTAATTTGCGCCGGCGATTGTTGTCCACAATGGTATTGGCGTCACCAAGAGCAATACCTTTACAACACATGGAACCTTCGTTGTTTGGGTTGTCCGGGTCACCTTCAATGTTTATTACCTTGTCACCTTCTGAATAAACAATAAGACCGCAACCACAGCCGCAAAAAGCGCAAACAGAAGCCGTTTCCTTTGCCTTTCTTATTTTTAGCGGCCCCGGATCAAAAGTGGGTCGGTTGCCTTCAGCAGTGCTAGCCATTGCCGGAACGGCGTTTATCCCTTCAAACAGGGCTGTTCCAGCTGTACCTAGTCCAAAAATTTTTAAGAAATCACGGCGACTAAGTTTATCCATTGGAATACCTAATCCCCCCCTTACGTAAAATTGAAAAAATAACCTCTCCTTCTTAAAAAACAACTAGCAGACTAACTAAACAAACCGGCTAACCATAGAAAAATTGGTTGCAACTCCCACCTCTCTTTCAAGGGGCAACAAACATACATTTAGGAATTTATGTATTTTTAAGTTACCACAGCTTTGTTTATATGATCTCAGCAAGTTGTTGCCGCTGCTTTTTCCGGGCAATACCCCGCTCAACTAAGCGCACAATTATTGCGCTCAATTCAAAAAGCAAGTACATTGGGCCGCTCACGAT
Protein-coding regions in this window:
- the nrfD gene encoding NrfD/PsrC family molybdoenzyme membrane anchor subunit, with product MQKSWSFKLTPFRYLLIGLVGIAIVVALARLVFGLGAVTNLSDEWPWGLWIGFDLLCGIALAGGGFSTALIVHVLHKEKYLPIARAALLTSLIGYVIALVSLLMDIGRWTNCWRPFFYWGFHSVLFEVFWCISLYTTVQVLEFGDIFFERVKIGPLKNILSKAMVPLTILGIVLPTLHQSSLGSLYIVTVDRLNPLWWSMIIPFFFVWSAFFLGPAMVTIEGTLAARAYNRKPETEVFSSLTKVTMCMLIVYFIVKMIDLNYRGVYSMAFNGSFESNMFLVEMIVFVLVPIFMYAIPAIRNTQWGVFTASVLVVVGVVFNRMNVVFTGMAQSAGGHYFPSIWEWLITLGMWSALALAYLFVVENFPILVKEDHEQEGLSSGKSVSTGRSVEA
- a CDS encoding 4Fe-4S dicluster domain-containing protein — encoded protein: MSKGVLVDVSRCIGCRSCMVACKTWNDLPATKTEFTNNWDAPGKTDAYNWTVVNYHLIEQGDQVKWRFVKRQCMHCDEPACESACFTHSFVKTKEGAVIYKPTELNQDYCVGCRYCMVACPFGVPSFQWDKSLPYVQKCRFCYDRMKEEGLKPACVTACPTGTLKYGEREELLKEAWQRINSNPNYIKRVYGEKEYGGTSWLYISDVPFDEIGLKTTAYGKPVSEKSIPSYTWNVLKWTPYIFVGWGAILTALNFYTKRRDEVHHHEDMYEAVNTIEEKKDE
- the fdnG gene encoding formate dehydrogenase-N subunit alpha → MDKLSRRDFLKIFGLGTAGTALFEGINAVPAMASTAEGNRPTFDPGPLKIRKAKETASVCAFCGCGCGLIVYSEGDKVINIEGDPDNPNNEGSMCCKGIALGDANTIVDNNRRRKLNDRRITDVLYRAPGSKEWVKKDWDWALTEIAKRVKKTRDESFEVKDENGVTVNRTQAIAHLGSASCDNEENYIMHKFLRSLGVVNLDHHARLUHSSTVAGLANTFGRGVMTNSFTDYRNTDVFLIIGANPAENHPQVMRFMGMAVEKRGAKVIVVDPRFTKTATKANIHAPIRPGTDIAFLYGMMNYAIENNLYFQDYVVNYTNASFLVNPEYSFADGVFSGLTEKDGKFSYDTSKWQYQMDGDNIRKDPTLQDPNCVFQILKKHVSRYDIKTVCNITGTPEDTYKQVCELYCSTGKPDKAGNLIYAMGITQHTYGGQNVRATAMLQLLLGNIGIAGGGVNAQRGESNVQGSTDMGMLYGNYPGYLNAASATTHPTLKDYLEKETPKTSFWTNRPKFFISMLKAWYGDKATKENDFCYDYLPKHTGKDHSHMAIFQAMSEGKIKGFFAWGQNPAVGGPLASASRKAMEKLDWMVAVDLFETETASFWKRPGANPADINTEVFLLPTAFSYEKEGTVANSSRWIQWRWKAVEPPGQAKSDLWIANAIRSAVYKEYQSGGKFPDPITNMVWDYDMHGHDEPDIMKIAKEMNGYVVANGNVLDSFANLKDDGSTACGVWVFTGYMYVDPVLKVPACQRRSREDKTGLGLFSKWSFAWPVNRRIVYNRCSADPAGKPWDPKRMLVSWDGASWVNNDVPDFGIKDAATGAVIPPDKSAVNSFIMNTEGSGRLFAPTGMKDGPMPEHYEPVESPVTNIMSKQQNNPVATRYKGDFSKLAQTASQEFPYIGTTHRMVEHYQSGAVTRNCPMLAELMPEMFATVSKNLASKIGVKPGDIVSVSTARGEIKCKVNVMPILKPLKVNGKEVEVIGLPWHWGYQGLAPGSTANDLTPCVGDANTMIPEYKAFLCNITKSAV